A stretch of Miscanthus floridulus cultivar M001 chromosome 13, ASM1932011v1, whole genome shotgun sequence DNA encodes these proteins:
- the LOC136500790 gene encoding inactive poly [ADP-ribose] polymerase RCD1-like isoform X3: MHDQQLAYFIWYSSSPPWVAEKEILTREKLTHEKSAAAAGTSTLLRGWREFRRSGAPARFLCFEDGKWVDVTGEAVPRLRRAFQERRAMADASCGGKAYLFDFLRMVRIDEATGEETGLAWIDHRGGCFFPAPADCGGGRNKRKRDDGAPAAEDEAESSLGVDERSGESPGVGVDAKRRKAWGNAAARLEENDKYYQVVSKLFLSYGMAQRGAAITAVRKIAHGVRTTAFQEQARLLADARGAAAGTAKFAWYGASADDVAAVVERGFARNNATRLGARKHGDGVHLSPPQCPYTRGLLGSSMLLG; encoded by the exons ATGCACGATCAACAATTAGCATATTTTATATGGTATTCCTCCTCCCCTCCCTGGGTCGCGGAAAAAGAAATATTGACGCGAGAAAAATTGACGCACGAGAAatccgcggccgccgccggcacGTCGACGCTGCTGCGGGGGTGGCGGGAGTTCCGACGGAGCGGCGCGCCGGCGAGGTTCCTCTGCTTTGAGGACGGCAAGTGGGTCGACGTCACCGGGGAGGCGGTGCCGCGGCTGCGGCGGGCGTTCCAGGAGAGGAGGGCGATGGCCGACGCCTCGTGCGGGGGAAAGGCGTACCTGTTCGACTTCCTGCGGATGGTCAGGATCGACGAGGCCACCGGCGAGGAGACCGGGCTGGCGTGGATCGACCACCGCGGGGGCTGCTTCTTCCCGGCGCCCGCCGACTGCGGCGGAGGGAGGAACAAGCGCAAGAGGGACGACGGCGCGCCGGCAGCGGAGGACGAGGCCGAGTCGTCCTTGGGCGTGGACGAGCGCTCAGGGGAGAGCCCCGGGGTGGGGGTGGACGCCAAGAGGAGGAAGGCGTGGGGGAACGCGGCGGCGAGGCTCGAGGAGAACGACAAGTACTACCAGGTCGTCAGCAAGCTGTTCCTCAGCTACGGGATGGCGCAGCGCGGCGCGGCGATCACGGCGGTGCGCAAGATCGCGCACGGCGTGAGGACCACCGCGTTCCAGGAGCAGGCGCGGTTGCTCGCCGACGCGCGCGGAGCCGCCGCCGGAACCGCCAAGTTCGCCTGGTACGGCGCGTCCGCGGACGACGTTGCCGCCGTGGTGGAGCGAGGTTTCGCGAGGAACAACGCGACAAGGCTTGGCGCACGCAAGCACGGCGACGGCGTGCACCTTTCCCCGCCGCAGTGCCCCTACACGAG AGGTCTGCTCGGAAGCTCCATGCTGCTCGGCTGA
- the LOC136500790 gene encoding inactive poly [ADP-ribose] polymerase RCD1-like isoform X4, with amino-acid sequence MHDQQLAYFIWYSSSPPWVAEKEILTREKLTHEKSAAAAGTSTLLRGWREFRRSGAPARFLCFEDGKWVDVTGEAVPRLRRAFQERRAMADASCGGKAYLFDFLRMVRIDEATGEETGLAWIDHRGGCFFPAPADCGGGRNKRKRDDGAPAAEDEAESSLGVDERSGESPGVGVDAKRRKAWGNAAARLEENDKYYQVVSKLFLSYGMAQRGAAITAVRKIAHGVRTTAFQEQARLLADARGAAAGTAKFAWYGASADDVAAVVERGFARNNATRLGARKHGDGVHLSPPQCPYTR; translated from the coding sequence ATGCACGATCAACAATTAGCATATTTTATATGGTATTCCTCCTCCCCTCCCTGGGTCGCGGAAAAAGAAATATTGACGCGAGAAAAATTGACGCACGAGAAatccgcggccgccgccggcacGTCGACGCTGCTGCGGGGGTGGCGGGAGTTCCGACGGAGCGGCGCGCCGGCGAGGTTCCTCTGCTTTGAGGACGGCAAGTGGGTCGACGTCACCGGGGAGGCGGTGCCGCGGCTGCGGCGGGCGTTCCAGGAGAGGAGGGCGATGGCCGACGCCTCGTGCGGGGGAAAGGCGTACCTGTTCGACTTCCTGCGGATGGTCAGGATCGACGAGGCCACCGGCGAGGAGACCGGGCTGGCGTGGATCGACCACCGCGGGGGCTGCTTCTTCCCGGCGCCCGCCGACTGCGGCGGAGGGAGGAACAAGCGCAAGAGGGACGACGGCGCGCCGGCAGCGGAGGACGAGGCCGAGTCGTCCTTGGGCGTGGACGAGCGCTCAGGGGAGAGCCCCGGGGTGGGGGTGGACGCCAAGAGGAGGAAGGCGTGGGGGAACGCGGCGGCGAGGCTCGAGGAGAACGACAAGTACTACCAGGTCGTCAGCAAGCTGTTCCTCAGCTACGGGATGGCGCAGCGCGGCGCGGCGATCACGGCGGTGCGCAAGATCGCGCACGGCGTGAGGACCACCGCGTTCCAGGAGCAGGCGCGGTTGCTCGCCGACGCGCGCGGAGCCGCCGCCGGAACCGCCAAGTTCGCCTGGTACGGCGCGTCCGCGGACGACGTTGCCGCCGTGGTGGAGCGAGGTTTCGCGAGGAACAACGCGACAAGGCTTGGCGCACGCAAGCACGGCGACGGCGTGCACCTTTCCCCGCCGCAGTGCCCCTACACGAGGTGA
- the LOC136500790 gene encoding inactive poly [ADP-ribose] polymerase RCD1-like isoform X1, with amino-acid sequence MHDQQLAYFIWYSSSPPWVAEKEILTREKLTHEKSAAAAGTSTLLRGWREFRRSGAPARFLCFEDGKWVDVTGEAVPRLRRAFQERRAMADASCGGKAYLFDFLRMVRIDEATGEETGLAWIDHRGGCFFPAPADCGGGRNKRKRDDGAPAAEDEAESSLGVDERSGESPGVGVDAKRRKAWGNAAARLEENDKYYQVVSKLFLSYGMAQRGAAITAVRKIAHGVRTTAFQEQARLLADARGAAAGTAKFAWYGASADDVAAVVERGFARNNATRLGARKHGDGVHLSPPQCPYTSLIEVCSEAPCCSADGISWPALGIDQHT; translated from the exons ATGCACGATCAACAATTAGCATATTTTATATGGTATTCCTCCTCCCCTCCCTGGGTCGCGGAAAAAGAAATATTGACGCGAGAAAAATTGACGCACGAGAAatccgcggccgccgccggcacGTCGACGCTGCTGCGGGGGTGGCGGGAGTTCCGACGGAGCGGCGCGCCGGCGAGGTTCCTCTGCTTTGAGGACGGCAAGTGGGTCGACGTCACCGGGGAGGCGGTGCCGCGGCTGCGGCGGGCGTTCCAGGAGAGGAGGGCGATGGCCGACGCCTCGTGCGGGGGAAAGGCGTACCTGTTCGACTTCCTGCGGATGGTCAGGATCGACGAGGCCACCGGCGAGGAGACCGGGCTGGCGTGGATCGACCACCGCGGGGGCTGCTTCTTCCCGGCGCCCGCCGACTGCGGCGGAGGGAGGAACAAGCGCAAGAGGGACGACGGCGCGCCGGCAGCGGAGGACGAGGCCGAGTCGTCCTTGGGCGTGGACGAGCGCTCAGGGGAGAGCCCCGGGGTGGGGGTGGACGCCAAGAGGAGGAAGGCGTGGGGGAACGCGGCGGCGAGGCTCGAGGAGAACGACAAGTACTACCAGGTCGTCAGCAAGCTGTTCCTCAGCTACGGGATGGCGCAGCGCGGCGCGGCGATCACGGCGGTGCGCAAGATCGCGCACGGCGTGAGGACCACCGCGTTCCAGGAGCAGGCGCGGTTGCTCGCCGACGCGCGCGGAGCCGCCGCCGGAACCGCCAAGTTCGCCTGGTACGGCGCGTCCGCGGACGACGTTGCCGCCGTGGTGGAGCGAGGTTTCGCGAGGAACAACGCGACAAGGCTTGGCGCACGCAAGCACGGCGACGGCGTGCACCTTTCCCCGCCGCAGTGCCCCTACACGAG TTTGATAGAGGTCTGCTCGGAAGCTCCATGCTGCTCGGCTGATGGCATCAGCTGGCCTGCTCTCGGCATTGATCAGCACACATAA
- the LOC136500790 gene encoding inactive poly [ADP-ribose] polymerase RCD1-like isoform X2 encodes MHDQQLAYFIWYSSSPPWVAEKEILTREKLTHEKSAAAAGTSTLLRGWREFRRSGAPARFLCFEDGKWVDVTGEAVPRLRRAFQERRAMADASCGGKAYLFDFLRMVRIDEATGEETGLAWIDHRGGCFFPAPADCGGGRNKRKRDDGAPAAEDEAESSLGVDERSGESPGVGVDAKRRKAWGNAAARLEENDKYYQVVSKLFLSYGMAQRGAAITAVRKIAHGVRTTAFQEQARLLADARGAAAGTAKFAWYGASADDVAAVVERGFARNNATRLGARKHGDGVHLSPPQCPYTRHMCSNRRAVS; translated from the exons ATGCACGATCAACAATTAGCATATTTTATATGGTATTCCTCCTCCCCTCCCTGGGTCGCGGAAAAAGAAATATTGACGCGAGAAAAATTGACGCACGAGAAatccgcggccgccgccggcacGTCGACGCTGCTGCGGGGGTGGCGGGAGTTCCGACGGAGCGGCGCGCCGGCGAGGTTCCTCTGCTTTGAGGACGGCAAGTGGGTCGACGTCACCGGGGAGGCGGTGCCGCGGCTGCGGCGGGCGTTCCAGGAGAGGAGGGCGATGGCCGACGCCTCGTGCGGGGGAAAGGCGTACCTGTTCGACTTCCTGCGGATGGTCAGGATCGACGAGGCCACCGGCGAGGAGACCGGGCTGGCGTGGATCGACCACCGCGGGGGCTGCTTCTTCCCGGCGCCCGCCGACTGCGGCGGAGGGAGGAACAAGCGCAAGAGGGACGACGGCGCGCCGGCAGCGGAGGACGAGGCCGAGTCGTCCTTGGGCGTGGACGAGCGCTCAGGGGAGAGCCCCGGGGTGGGGGTGGACGCCAAGAGGAGGAAGGCGTGGGGGAACGCGGCGGCGAGGCTCGAGGAGAACGACAAGTACTACCAGGTCGTCAGCAAGCTGTTCCTCAGCTACGGGATGGCGCAGCGCGGCGCGGCGATCACGGCGGTGCGCAAGATCGCGCACGGCGTGAGGACCACCGCGTTCCAGGAGCAGGCGCGGTTGCTCGCCGACGCGCGCGGAGCCGCCGCCGGAACCGCCAAGTTCGCCTGGTACGGCGCGTCCGCGGACGACGTTGCCGCCGTGGTGGAGCGAGGTTTCGCGAGGAACAACGCGACAAGGCTTGGCGCACGCAAGCACGGCGACGGCGTGCACCTTTCCCCGCCGCAGTGCCCCTACACGAG GCATATGTGCAGCAACCGGAGAGCAGTAAGCTGA